Proteins encoded in a region of the Loxodonta africana isolate mLoxAfr1 chromosome 22, mLoxAfr1.hap2, whole genome shotgun sequence genome:
- the IQCF5 gene encoding IQ domain-containing protein F5 — translation MTNEAAAVLIQAWWRGTLVRRTLLHAALRAWIIQCWWRRMLANLLTKRRQAALENYARREWAAVRVQAWFRMWRIRAPYCRLLNAVRIIQAYWRWRNCHTRGFIQGHYELKANLLNLQLEISLGSQAYRVTQCIPLPIKE, via the coding sequence ATGACGAATGAAGCCGCAGCCGTGCTGATCCAGGCCTGGTGGCGCGGCACCCTGGTGCGCCGGACTCTGCTTCACGCAGCCCTCAGGGCCTGGATCATTCAGTGCTGGTGGCGGAGGATGCTGGCaaacctgctaaccaagaggcggCAGGCAGCACTGGAGAACTACGCACGGCGAGAATGGGCAGCCGTCAGGGTGCAGGCCTGGTTCCGCATGTGGCGCATCCGCGCACCTTATTGCCGCCTGCTCAACGCTGTCCGCATCATCCAGGCCTACTGGCGTTGGCGTAATTGCCACACCCGTGGCTTTATCCAGGGCCACTATGAACTCAAAGCAAACCTACTGAATCTTCAACTTGAAATCTCGTTGGGTTCACAGGCTTATAGGGTGACGCAATGCATACCCCTTCCAATAAAGGAATGA